In a single window of the Candidatus Methylomirabilota bacterium genome:
- a CDS encoding TVP38/TMEM64 family protein, which translates to MVLQSVIAPLPAFVLTLTNGLLFGAFWGGVLSWGSAMAGAALCFGLSRLFGRRLVERLVSPSALTRSDAFFARYGKRAVLVARLLPWISFDLISYGAGLTPMGFWGFWSMTGVGQLPATLFYSYLGHQAGRSLRAAFFVLSSLFAIGILTALLGPLVKRRVTAQHPVDGEES; encoded by the coding sequence ATGGTCCTCCAGTCCGTCATCGCTCCCCTCCCAGCTTTTGTTCTTACCCTCACCAACGGCCTCCTCTTCGGCGCCTTCTGGGGGGGTGTGCTGTCCTGGGGAAGCGCCATGGCGGGGGCGGCTCTCTGCTTCGGCCTCAGCAGGCTTTTCGGTCGCCGCTTGGTAGAAAGATTGGTCAGCCCCTCCGCATTAACTCGATCCGATGCCTTCTTTGCTCGCTATGGCAAACGCGCCGTCCTCGTTGCCCGTCTCCTCCCCTGGATCTCCTTTGATCTGATAAGCTATGGGGCGGGGTTGACCCCGATGGGATTCTGGGGCTTCTGGAGCATGACTGGTGTTGGTCAGCTTCCCGCTACCCTCTTTTACAGTTACCTGGGCCACCAGGCGGGGAGATCGCTACGGGCGGCGTTCTTTGTTCTCAGTTCCCTCTTCGCGATCGGGATCCTCACGGCCCTGCTGGGGCCCTTGGTCAAACGTCGCGTCACCGCTCAGCACCCAGTAGACGGGGAGGAATCCTGA